A region from the Bdellovibrio bacteriovorus genome encodes:
- the rpsG gene encoding 30S ribosomal protein S7, with product MSRRKKTFKREVIPDPVFKDLVIAKFVNKMMIQGKKATAQKLFYGALKELEGKIQGEEPMNIFKKALENVKPSIEVRSRRVGGATYQVPVDVRPSRRLALAMRWLVEYSRERGEKDMAKRLAGEFVDAYNNRGNSIKKKDDVHRMAEANKAFSHYNW from the coding sequence ATGTCACGTCGTAAAAAGACCTTTAAAAGAGAAGTTATTCCAGATCCAGTTTTCAAGGATCTAGTAATTGCTAAATTCGTTAACAAAATGATGATCCAAGGTAAAAAAGCTACTGCACAGAAGCTTTTTTACGGAGCATTGAAAGAGCTTGAAGGCAAAATTCAAGGCGAAGAGCCAATGAACATCTTCAAAAAAGCTCTTGAAAACGTAAAGCCTTCTATCGAAGTTCGTTCTCGCCGTGTTGGTGGAGCGACTTACCAAGTTCCTGTAGACGTACGTCCTTCTCGTCGTTTGGCACTAGCAATGAGATGGTTAGTTGAGTACTCTCGCGAACGCGGTGAAAAAGATATGGCTAAGCGCTTGGCTGGCGAATTCGTTGATGCTTACAACAATAGAGGTAACTCTATTAAGAAGAAAGACGACGTTCACCGTATGGCTGAAGCGAATAAGGCTTTCTCTCACTACAATTGGTAA
- the rpsL gene encoding 30S ribosomal protein S12, whose product MPTINQLIKSERKVQKNQTKSPALVSCPQRRGVCTRVYTTTPKKPNSALRKVAKVRLSNGFEVISYIPGIGHNLQEHSVVLIRGGRVKDLPGVRYHIVRGVLDLQGVNGRLRSRSKYGTKRPKK is encoded by the coding sequence GTGCCTACTATTAACCAGCTCATCAAAAGTGAGCGTAAAGTTCAAAAGAACCAAACAAAGTCACCTGCGTTGGTTTCATGTCCTCAACGTCGTGGCGTTTGTACACGTGTTTATACTACGACTCCAAAGAAGCCGAACTCTGCTCTTCGTAAAGTAGCAAAAGTCCGTCTTTCTAATGGTTTCGAAGTTATCTCTTACATCCCAGGTATCGGTCACAACCTTCAAGAGCATAGCGTTGTCTTGATCCGTGGTGGTCGTGTGAAGGACTTGCCGGGCGTTCGTTACCATATCGTACGCGGTGTATTGGATCTTCAAGGTGTGAACGGTCGTCTGCGTTCTCGCTCTAAATACGGTACTAAGAGACCTAAGAAATAA
- the rpoC gene encoding DNA-directed RNA polymerase subunit beta' — protein sequence MRDLLNFFDKPKDPLSFDAVRVSLASPEMIRDWSFGEVKKPETINYRTFKPERDGLFCAKIFGPIKDYECLCGKYKRMKYRGVVCEKCGVEVTQTKVRRERLGHIELATPVAHIWFLRSLPSRIGNLLNLSLKDVEKVLYCEAHVVIDPMETTLEEGQILTEEAYQAALNEFGPSFKAGMGGEAVRELLRKIDPEYLSRKLRMEVKDTKSEAQIKKLTKRLRVVEAFKGSINKPEWMMLEALPVLPPDLRPLVPLDGGRFATSDLNDLYRRVINRNNRLKRLQELNAPDIIIRNEKRMLQEAVDALLDNGRRGKTFTGPNKRPLRSLSDMLKGKQGRFRQNLLGKRVDYSGRSVIVVGPTLKLHQCGLPKKMALELFKPFVYNKLEEKGLATTIKQAKRLVDQETVEVWDILADVVKEHPVLLNRAPTLHRLGIQAFEPVLHEGKAIQLHPLVCTAFNADFDGDQMAVHVPLSVESQVEARVLMMSTNNILSPASGKPIINPSQDIVLGLYWLTRIRPGAKGTGKIFASVQEALYAYETGLVDLQAACKVRLNGKVQETSVGRSILSDIVPKEVPFNEVNVTMNKKQIAALIDKTFRLAGAKATCILADKIMELGFKYSTAAGMSIGIDDMVIPAAKATLIADAEKQVTEIQQQYDEGLITDGERYNKVVDIWAQTGDKIAKEGMNAIEKQTFHVDGKEIVGPSFNPIYIMADSGARGSAAQIRQLGGMRGLMAKPSGEIIETPITANFREGLTVIQYFISTHGARKGLADTALKTANSGYLTRRLVDVAQDVVVSEVDCGTTDGLEITPVYEAGEIIQNIGDRILGRTTLKDVVDPMTNNVILKAGHEITESDVKRVEELGIDKVEIRSALVCESTRGVCVKCYGRDLSRGNTVNLGETVGIIAAQSIGEPGTQLTMRTFHLGGAASRAVEQSVHTTRHDGVIKFENVHAVTNRNGKLTVMNRNGSALVIDETGRERENFKLVYGAVLNFKEGDKVTKGQTVAEWDPYSNPIIAEVSAKIQYHDIEEGSTMQEQVDAVTGFATKVITESKSSDIKPTVFLVDGNGKTLNLPGRDIPARYLIPVGAQLLASDQQEVHAGDVIAKMHRETSKTKDITGGLPRVAELFEARKPKEAAIISEIDGYVTFGKDVKGKQRVIVTPEVGEQKEYLIPKGKHVAVREGEYVRAGEALMDGPTNPHDILAVLGAKALSAYLVNEIQEVYRLQGVGINDKHIEVIVRQMLRKVEIRDAGDSRFLAGEQVERYAFDEENSRINREGGQPATSSPLLLGITKVSLSTDSWISAASFQETTKVLTEAAINSRTDHLRGLKENIIMGRLIPAGTGLTSYKRWKVSVAEDDDTSFVALPGMTASAQPHQG from the coding sequence TTGAGAGACTTGTTGAATTTTTTCGATAAACCAAAAGATCCACTTTCGTTTGACGCCGTACGAGTATCGTTGGCGTCACCGGAAATGATTCGTGATTGGTCATTTGGTGAAGTTAAGAAGCCTGAAACTATCAACTATCGTACATTCAAACCAGAGCGTGATGGTTTGTTCTGTGCGAAAATCTTCGGTCCTATTAAGGATTACGAGTGCTTGTGCGGTAAGTATAAACGTATGAAGTACCGTGGCGTCGTCTGTGAAAAGTGCGGCGTTGAAGTAACACAAACTAAAGTTCGTCGTGAGCGTTTGGGCCACATTGAATTAGCAACTCCAGTGGCACACATCTGGTTCTTGCGTTCATTGCCTTCTCGTATCGGTAACCTTTTGAATCTTTCTTTGAAAGACGTTGAAAAGGTTCTTTACTGTGAAGCTCACGTAGTTATCGATCCAATGGAAACAACATTGGAAGAAGGTCAGATTTTGACTGAAGAAGCTTACCAAGCAGCTCTTAATGAGTTCGGTCCAAGCTTTAAAGCAGGCATGGGCGGTGAAGCTGTTCGTGAATTGCTACGCAAAATCGACCCTGAGTACTTGTCTCGTAAACTTCGTATGGAAGTGAAAGACACGAAATCAGAAGCGCAAATCAAAAAATTGACGAAACGTCTGCGCGTTGTTGAAGCTTTCAAAGGCTCTATCAACAAGCCAGAGTGGATGATGTTGGAAGCACTTCCTGTTCTTCCTCCTGATCTTCGTCCGTTGGTACCACTTGATGGTGGTCGTTTCGCGACTTCAGATCTGAATGATCTTTACCGTCGTGTTATCAACCGTAACAACCGTTTGAAACGTCTTCAGGAGCTAAATGCTCCAGACATCATCATCCGCAACGAAAAACGTATGTTGCAAGAAGCGGTTGATGCGTTGTTGGACAACGGCCGTCGCGGTAAGACTTTCACTGGTCCTAACAAACGTCCTCTTCGCTCTCTTTCTGATATGTTGAAAGGTAAGCAAGGTCGTTTCCGTCAAAACCTTTTGGGTAAACGTGTCGACTACTCGGGTCGTTCCGTTATCGTTGTAGGCCCAACTTTGAAACTTCACCAATGCGGTCTTCCTAAGAAGATGGCTTTGGAACTTTTCAAACCGTTTGTTTACAACAAACTTGAAGAAAAAGGTTTGGCGACAACTATTAAGCAAGCAAAACGCCTTGTAGACCAAGAAACTGTAGAAGTTTGGGATATTTTGGCTGACGTGGTTAAAGAACATCCAGTTCTTCTGAACCGTGCGCCAACTCTTCACAGACTTGGTATCCAAGCTTTCGAACCAGTACTTCACGAAGGTAAAGCAATCCAATTGCATCCTCTAGTGTGTACGGCGTTCAATGCCGACTTCGACGGTGACCAAATGGCGGTTCACGTTCCACTTTCTGTGGAATCTCAAGTTGAAGCTCGCGTATTGATGATGTCTACGAACAACATCCTTTCTCCGGCATCTGGTAAGCCAATCATCAACCCTTCACAAGATATCGTGTTGGGCTTGTACTGGTTGACTCGTATCCGTCCTGGAGCAAAAGGAACTGGCAAAATTTTCGCCAGCGTTCAAGAGGCTCTTTACGCTTACGAAACTGGACTTGTTGACTTGCAAGCGGCTTGTAAAGTTCGTTTGAACGGTAAAGTTCAAGAGACTTCAGTAGGTCGTTCTATCTTGTCTGACATCGTACCAAAAGAAGTTCCGTTCAACGAAGTGAACGTGACAATGAATAAGAAACAAATCGCTGCTTTGATCGATAAGACATTCCGTCTTGCCGGTGCAAAAGCGACTTGTATCTTGGCTGATAAAATCATGGAACTTGGTTTCAAATATTCTACAGCAGCGGGTATGTCGATCGGTATCGACGACATGGTGATCCCTGCAGCAAAAGCAACTTTGATTGCTGATGCAGAGAAACAAGTGACAGAGATCCAACAGCAGTACGACGAAGGTTTGATCACAGATGGTGAGCGCTACAATAAAGTGGTGGATATCTGGGCTCAAACTGGTGATAAGATCGCCAAAGAAGGTATGAACGCGATTGAAAAACAAACTTTCCATGTTGATGGTAAAGAAATCGTAGGACCTTCATTCAACCCGATCTACATCATGGCTGACTCCGGAGCCCGTGGTTCCGCAGCTCAGATCCGTCAGTTGGGTGGTATGCGTGGTTTGATGGCGAAACCTTCAGGTGAGATCATCGAAACTCCTATCACTGCGAACTTCCGTGAAGGTTTGACAGTTATCCAGTACTTCATTTCTACGCACGGTGCGCGTAAAGGTTTGGCCGATACCGCATTGAAAACAGCGAACTCTGGTTACTTGACTCGTCGTTTGGTTGACGTGGCTCAAGACGTTGTTGTGTCAGAAGTGGATTGCGGTACTACAGATGGTTTGGAAATCACTCCGGTTTACGAAGCTGGTGAGATCATCCAAAATATCGGCGATCGTATCTTGGGAAGAACAACTCTTAAAGACGTTGTTGATCCAATGACGAACAATGTGATCTTGAAAGCAGGACACGAAATCACTGAGTCTGATGTTAAGCGCGTAGAAGAGCTTGGTATCGACAAAGTTGAAATCCGTTCTGCTCTAGTGTGTGAATCTACTCGTGGCGTGTGCGTGAAATGTTACGGCCGTGACTTGTCTCGCGGTAACACTGTGAACCTTGGTGAAACAGTGGGTATCATTGCAGCACAATCAATCGGTGAGCCAGGTACTCAGTTGACGATGAGAACGTTCCACTTAGGTGGTGCGGCTTCTCGTGCGGTTGAGCAATCTGTTCATACAACTCGCCATGACGGTGTTATTAAATTTGAAAACGTTCACGCAGTAACAAACCGTAACGGTAAGTTGACTGTGATGAATCGTAACGGTTCTGCCCTTGTGATCGACGAAACAGGCCGTGAACGTGAAAACTTCAAACTTGTTTACGGTGCGGTACTTAACTTCAAAGAAGGCGACAAAGTGACTAAAGGTCAAACTGTTGCTGAGTGGGATCCATATTCGAATCCGATCATCGCGGAAGTTTCTGCGAAGATCCAATACCACGACATTGAAGAAGGTTCGACAATGCAGGAGCAAGTCGATGCGGTAACTGGTTTCGCGACCAAAGTTATCACAGAGTCGAAGTCTTCTGACATTAAGCCGACTGTATTCCTAGTTGATGGCAATGGTAAGACATTGAATCTTCCTGGCCGTGACATCCCTGCGAGATACTTGATCCCAGTGGGTGCGCAACTTCTGGCTTCTGACCAGCAGGAAGTTCATGCCGGTGACGTTATCGCGAAGATGCATCGTGAGACTTCGAAAACGAAGGATATCACGGGCGGTCTACCGCGCGTTGCTGAATTGTTTGAAGCTCGTAAACCGAAGGAAGCAGCTATCATCTCTGAGATCGATGGTTATGTGACATTCGGTAAAGACGTTAAAGGTAAACAACGTGTGATCGTAACTCCTGAAGTGGGTGAGCAAAAAGAATATCTCATCCCTAAAGGTAAGCACGTTGCTGTAAGAGAAGGTGAGTACGTAAGAGCCGGTGAGGCGTTGATGGATGGTCCAACAAATCCTCATGACATTCTGGCGGTTCTAGGTGCGAAAGCTCTATCAGCATACCTTGTGAATGAAATCCAAGAAGTTTACAGACTTCAAGGGGTTGGTATCAACGATAAGCACATCGAAGTGATCGTTCGCCAAATGCTACGTAAAGTAGAAATCAGAGACGCTGGTGACAGCCGTTTCTTGGCGGGTGAACAAGTTGAAAGATATGCTTTCGACGAAGAAAACAGTCGTATCAACCGTGAAGGCGGACAACCTGCTACTAGCAGCCCGCTTCTTCTAGGTATCACGAAAGTTTCTTTGAGCACTGACAGCTGGATTTCAGCGGCGTCCTTCCAAGAGACAACAAAAGTTCTTACGGAAGCAGCGATCAATTCTCGCACAGACCATTTGCGTGGCCTGAAAGAGAACATCATTATGGGTCGCTTGATCCCAGCGGGAACAGGTTTGACTTCATACAAACGTTGGAAAGTGTCTGTAGCCGAAGACGACGATACATCATTCGTGGCATTGCCAGGAATGACGGCGTCAGCTCAGCCTCACCAAGGGTAG
- the rpoB gene encoding DNA-directed RNA polymerase subunit beta — protein MERTPVTASNIRVRKSFAKNKQVIDIPNLIELQKSSYEAFIQKDMDPDRRGDAGLNGVFKSVFPITDFNNTASLEFVSYTLEPAKYDVDECRQRGMTFAAPIKVTLRLIVFDVDEETEARSIRDVKEQEVYLGEIPLMTANGSFIINGTERVVVSQLHRSPGVFFDHDGGKNNASGKLIYSARVIPYRGSWLDAEFDQKDLIHVRIDRRRKFPVTILLKALGYNTEQLLEYFYDLDEVYVKSGKLYRKLDIERMSGQRALTDVIDPKSGEALVKAGRRITRAIVKKIKDLNITELEVQPEDLDGKVLAKPLIDESTGEIIADANAELNSAIIKRSIESGIDRFFMIFFDGLTVGPYLRNTLLVDKVSNKDESLVEIYKRLRPGEPPTLEAATTFFGRLFFDPETYDLSEVGRIKINHRFGISMDECPPSHRTLTHKDILSTIKTLIDLKNGRGVIDDIDHLGNRRVRSVGELLENQYRIGLVRMERAIRERMSLQDVETMMPHDLVNAKPVNAVVKEFFGSSQLSQFMDQTNPLSEITHKRRLSALGPGGLTRDRAGFEVRDVHPTHYGRICPIETPEGPNIGLIASLATYARINNYGFIETPYRKVEQGSISKDINYLSALEEAGHYIAPAARDEAGNKAIQTATTITRRDGEYEIVDKDKVALMDVSPSQLVSIAASLIPFLEHDDANRALMGSNMQRQAVPLLRSRAPLVGTGVERLVARDSGTSVVAQNDGIVEEVDASRIVVRRFAKGGELGANVDIYNLTKYQRTNQNTCFNQKPIVTVGDKVSKGDIIADGPSTELGELALGQNILVAFTPWQGYNFEDSILISERLLKDDVYTSIHIEEFECVARDTKLGKEEITRDIANVGEEALKDLDSSGIIRIGAEVRPGFILVGKVTPKGETQLSPEEKLLRAIFGEKAGDVRDTSLRAPSGVYGTVIDAQVYSREGADRDERLSSIIEEKKRKLEKDLAVEQNVIKNNAISKLRDILVGKTTTGVLLNEDGSQKLLNKGQIITEADLETVPFELLNYIPLEQDLEFQVNKIIDNARNQLDAVKLVFNEKIDRLRKGDELPPGVIKMVKVYVAIKRKMQVGDKFAGRHGNKGVVSKVLPAEDMPYLADGTPVDMVLNPLGVPSRMNIGQILEVHLGWAAHNLGKQLGAHLEKWNAENARKDMKDIFSDSDISAKLDKADDGSLKSMVTRMKNGIHVGTPVFDGARESDVKGLLEKAQVPTSGKSILFDGRTGEPFTNPVTVGIMYMLKLHHLVEEKIHARSIGPYSLVSQQPLGGKAQFGGQRLGEMEVWAIEAYGAAYSLQEFLTVKSDDVAGRTRMYESIVKGENILEPGLPESFNVLVKELQSLALNVELMESDILSDSDDELTDDVIEGEEAIVPAPTEPEQH, from the coding sequence TTGGAAAGAACTCCAGTTACAGCTTCTAACATCCGAGTTAGAAAGTCTTTTGCAAAAAACAAGCAGGTCATTGATATCCCAAATCTGATTGAATTGCAGAAATCTTCTTACGAAGCTTTCATTCAAAAAGATATGGATCCAGATCGCCGTGGCGATGCGGGTCTCAATGGCGTTTTCAAGTCTGTATTCCCAATTACAGATTTCAACAACACAGCAAGCCTTGAGTTTGTATCATACACTCTAGAGCCAGCTAAGTACGACGTGGACGAGTGCCGTCAACGTGGTATGACTTTCGCTGCTCCAATCAAGGTGACTCTTCGTTTGATCGTTTTCGACGTTGACGAAGAAACTGAAGCACGCAGCATCCGCGACGTGAAAGAACAAGAAGTTTACTTGGGCGAAATCCCATTGATGACTGCCAACGGTTCTTTCATCATCAACGGTACTGAGCGCGTTGTTGTTTCTCAGTTGCACCGTTCTCCGGGCGTATTCTTCGACCACGATGGTGGTAAGAACAATGCTTCTGGTAAATTGATTTACTCTGCACGTGTGATTCCTTACCGTGGTTCTTGGTTGGATGCTGAATTCGATCAAAAAGATCTTATCCACGTACGTATCGACCGCCGTCGTAAATTCCCTGTGACAATTCTTTTGAAGGCTCTTGGTTACAACACTGAGCAACTTCTTGAGTACTTCTACGACCTAGACGAAGTTTACGTAAAATCTGGAAAGCTTTATCGTAAACTTGATATCGAACGCATGTCGGGTCAAAGAGCATTGACAGACGTTATCGATCCAAAATCAGGCGAGGCGCTTGTTAAAGCAGGTCGTCGTATCACTCGCGCGATCGTTAAGAAAATCAAAGATCTTAACATCACTGAGCTTGAAGTTCAGCCTGAAGACCTTGACGGAAAAGTATTGGCGAAACCACTTATTGACGAGTCAACAGGTGAGATCATCGCTGATGCCAATGCAGAATTGAACTCTGCAATCATCAAGCGTTCTATCGAGTCTGGAATTGATCGTTTCTTCATGATCTTCTTCGACGGTTTGACTGTAGGTCCTTACCTTCGCAACACGTTGCTAGTTGATAAAGTTTCTAACAAAGATGAATCTTTGGTTGAGATCTACAAACGCCTTCGTCCTGGTGAGCCTCCAACTTTGGAAGCAGCTACGACATTCTTCGGTCGTTTGTTCTTCGATCCAGAGACTTATGATCTTTCTGAAGTTGGTCGTATCAAGATCAACCACAGATTCGGCATCTCTATGGACGAGTGCCCACCTTCACACAGAACACTGACTCATAAAGATATCTTGAGCACTATCAAAACTCTGATCGACCTTAAAAACGGTCGCGGTGTTATCGACGATATCGATCACTTGGGTAACCGTCGTGTTCGTTCTGTAGGTGAGTTGCTTGAGAACCAATACCGTATCGGTCTAGTTCGTATGGAGCGCGCGATCCGTGAACGTATGTCTCTTCAAGATGTTGAGACAATGATGCCTCACGATCTAGTCAACGCGAAACCAGTGAACGCGGTTGTTAAAGAATTCTTCGGTTCTTCTCAATTGTCTCAGTTCATGGACCAAACAAATCCATTGTCAGAGATCACTCACAAACGTCGTTTGTCAGCTCTCGGCCCTGGTGGTTTGACTCGTGACCGTGCCGGTTTCGAAGTACGTGACGTACATCCTACGCACTACGGTCGTATCTGCCCGATCGAGACTCCAGAGGGTCCAAACATCGGTTTGATCGCGTCTTTGGCGACTTATGCTCGTATCAACAACTACGGTTTCATCGAGACTCCGTACCGTAAGGTTGAGCAAGGTTCTATTTCTAAAGACATCAACTACTTGTCAGCTTTGGAAGAAGCAGGTCACTACATTGCTCCTGCGGCTCGTGATGAAGCTGGTAATAAAGCTATCCAAACTGCGACGACGATCACTCGTCGTGACGGTGAGTACGAAATCGTTGATAAAGACAAAGTTGCTTTGATGGACGTTTCTCCATCGCAACTAGTATCTATCGCGGCTTCTTTGATCCCATTCCTTGAGCATGACGACGCCAACCGTGCGTTGATGGGATCGAACATGCAACGTCAAGCGGTTCCATTGTTACGTTCTCGCGCACCACTTGTTGGTACAGGCGTAGAGCGTTTGGTAGCTCGTGACTCTGGTACATCTGTTGTTGCTCAAAACGACGGTATCGTTGAAGAAGTCGATGCATCTCGTATCGTAGTTCGCCGTTTTGCAAAAGGTGGCGAGTTGGGTGCGAACGTAGACATCTACAACCTAACTAAGTACCAACGTACGAACCAAAATACATGCTTTAACCAAAAACCAATCGTTACTGTAGGTGACAAGGTTTCTAAAGGCGACATCATCGCTGACGGTCCTTCTACAGAGCTTGGTGAATTGGCTCTTGGACAAAACATCCTAGTAGCGTTCACTCCTTGGCAAGGTTACAACTTCGAGGACTCCATCCTTATTTCTGAGCGTTTGTTGAAAGACGACGTTTACACTTCCATCCACATCGAAGAGTTCGAGTGTGTGGCTCGTGATACAAAACTTGGTAAGGAAGAGATCACTCGCGATATCGCTAACGTCGGTGAAGAGGCTCTTAAAGACCTTGATAGCTCTGGTATCATCCGCATCGGTGCGGAAGTTCGTCCAGGCTTCATCCTCGTTGGTAAAGTAACTCCAAAAGGTGAAACTCAGCTTTCTCCTGAAGAAAAGCTTTTGAGAGCGATCTTCGGTGAAAAAGCGGGTGACGTTCGTGATACATCACTTCGTGCGCCATCAGGCGTTTACGGTACAGTGATCGACGCTCAAGTTTACTCTCGTGAAGGCGCAGACCGCGATGAGCGTTTGTCTTCAATCATCGAAGAGAAAAAACGCAAACTTGAGAAAGACTTGGCTGTAGAGCAAAACGTTATCAAAAATAACGCGATCTCTAAACTTCGTGACATCCTTGTTGGTAAAACAACAACGGGCGTTCTATTGAACGAAGACGGAAGCCAAAAGCTTCTTAATAAAGGTCAAATCATCACGGAAGCGGACCTAGAGACAGTTCCATTTGAATTGTTAAACTATATCCCTCTTGAACAAGATCTTGAGTTCCAAGTGAACAAGATCATCGACAATGCTCGTAACCAACTTGACGCTGTTAAATTGGTCTTCAACGAGAAAATTGATCGTCTACGCAAAGGTGACGAATTGCCTCCTGGCGTGATCAAGATGGTTAAAGTTTACGTCGCTATTAAACGTAAAATGCAAGTCGGTGACAAATTCGCCGGCCGCCACGGAAATAAGGGTGTCGTTTCTAAAGTATTGCCTGCGGAAGACATGCCATACCTAGCTGACGGTACACCTGTTGACATGGTTCTAAACCCACTGGGCGTTCCTTCTCGTATGAACATCGGTCAGATCCTTGAGGTTCACTTGGGTTGGGCTGCGCACAATTTGGGTAAACAATTAGGTGCCCACCTTGAAAAGTGGAACGCTGAAAATGCCCGTAAAGACATGAAAGATATCTTCAGTGATAGCGACATCTCTGCAAAACTTGATAAAGCAGATGATGGATCATTGAAATCTATGGTCACTCGCATGAAGAACGGTATCCACGTGGGTACGCCAGTCTTCGACGGTGCTCGTGAATCTGACGTAAAAGGCTTGCTAGAAAAAGCGCAAGTTCCAACATCTGGTAAATCGATCCTCTTTGACGGTCGTACAGGTGAGCCGTTCACGAACCCAGTTACTGTGGGTATCATGTACATGTTGAAACTTCACCATCTCGTGGAAGAGAAGATCCACGCTCGTTCTATCGGACCTTACTCTCTTGTTTCGCAACAACCTCTGGGTGGTAAAGCTCAGTTCGGTGGTCAACGTCTAGGGGAGATGGAAGTTTGGGCGATCGAGGCTTACGGTGCTGCTTACTCACTACAAGAATTCTTAACTGTTAAGTCTGACGACGTGGCAGGTAGAACTCGTATGTATGAAAGCATCGTGAAAGGTGAAAACATCCTTGAACCAGGTCTTCCTGAATCGTTCAACGTTCTAGTGAAAGAGCTTCAGTCTCTTGCATTGAATGTTGAGTTGATGGAGTCCGACATCCTTAGCGACTCAGACGATGAGTTGACTGATGACGTTATCGAGGGTGAAGAGGCAATTGTTCCGGCTCCAACTGAGCCAGAGCAACACTAA
- a CDS encoding YncE family protein, giving the protein MKALVPFLAMIATSFGAYAGPSDLSAYFSKDFLIKKADTGCMPKGMKADKTGDFLYVAEMCGKIDPAKNKRVPTASVFDLKKQTLVKTLVTPAGPTDGIFANTEVDISIDGKFAFISRAEGGKTAEVFKNGGLLSVVNTETQNIVKYIPTKGEGSKIIASRPLVAERPLEQILYVANYFSDDISVIDVTNLKDDGNLDGSRHLVKKIRLQTRFTNPSIKKYLIAPRGITFTPDGKYALILATETGSLIIVDALNHQQIAEISPIEDSTAGRPLNLRHVVVTKNGRLAYFSHMRGNAVSRIDMEKLMEEIAKVATTSMTPVLPSSVWNKLFVPFNTPKGLKKILILEDYPLDHPNFPGKKWDLAHPNTIVLDPLENRYLFVSSRTTSYKDDDKVDPRIKGKIDIIDTRNGKTVFTLVGGAQPTALEVSPDGSTLISAGLKDDKVYFYDISKIISLYQRW; this is encoded by the coding sequence ATGAAAGCATTGGTCCCTTTTTTGGCGATGATAGCCACGAGCTTCGGCGCTTATGCCGGCCCCAGCGATCTGTCTGCCTATTTTTCGAAAGACTTTCTAATTAAGAAGGCGGACACCGGCTGCATGCCGAAAGGAATGAAGGCCGATAAAACCGGAGACTTCCTCTACGTCGCGGAAATGTGTGGAAAAATAGATCCCGCGAAAAACAAACGAGTGCCCACCGCCTCCGTTTTTGATCTGAAAAAGCAAACCTTAGTAAAAACACTGGTGACGCCCGCGGGACCTACGGACGGCATTTTTGCGAATACCGAAGTCGATATTTCTATAGATGGGAAGTTTGCTTTTATTTCTCGCGCTGAGGGAGGAAAAACGGCCGAGGTCTTTAAAAACGGTGGTCTTTTGAGTGTCGTGAATACAGAAACTCAAAACATCGTGAAGTACATTCCCACAAAAGGTGAAGGCTCTAAGATCATCGCCTCACGCCCGCTCGTCGCCGAAAGACCATTGGAACAAATTCTTTATGTCGCCAATTATTTTTCTGACGACATCAGTGTGATTGATGTTACGAATCTTAAAGATGACGGCAATTTGGATGGCAGCCGTCACCTTGTGAAAAAAATCCGTTTGCAGACGCGTTTTACAAATCCTTCGATCAAAAAATATCTGATCGCTCCCCGCGGAATTACTTTTACGCCTGACGGGAAATACGCATTAATTCTAGCCACCGAAACCGGCAGTCTTATCATTGTCGATGCTTTGAACCATCAGCAGATCGCGGAAATTTCTCCGATTGAAGATTCCACTGCGGGCCGACCACTAAATTTACGTCATGTGGTTGTTACTAAGAATGGACGCCTGGCTTACTTCAGTCATATGCGCGGCAACGCCGTTTCAAGGATTGATATGGAAAAACTGATGGAGGAAATCGCAAAGGTCGCCACCACATCAATGACTCCCGTATTGCCCTCAAGTGTATGGAACAAACTTTTTGTTCCCTTCAATACTCCGAAAGGACTTAAAAAGATTTTGATACTTGAAGATTACCCGTTAGATCATCCTAACTTCCCCGGCAAAAAATGGGACCTCGCGCACCCCAACACCATCGTTTTAGATCCTTTGGAAAATCGTTACCTTTTTGTTTCATCGCGAACTACGAGTTATAAAGATGACGACAAGGTCGATCCGCGAATTAAAGGAAAAATTGATATTATCGACACGAGAAACGGAAAGACCGTTTTCACTTTAGTCGGAGGTGCCCAGCCAACGGCGTTGGAGGTTTCACCTGATGGTTCAACCCTAATCTCAGCGGGCTTGAAAGATGATAAAGTTTATTTCTACGACATTAGCAAGATTATTTCTTTGTACCAGCGGTGGTAG